The Capra hircus breed San Clemente chromosome 2, ASM170441v1, whole genome shotgun sequence genome window below encodes:
- the CHRNG gene encoding acetylcholine receptor subunit gamma isoform X3 — MCGGQRPLFLLPLLAVCLGAKGRNQEERLLGDLMQGYNPHLRPAEHDSDVVNVSLKLTLTNLISLNEREEALTTNVWIEMQWCDYRLRWDPRDYGGLWVLRVPSTMVWQPDIVLENKSQTYSTNEINLQLSQEDGQTIEWIFIDPEAFTENGEWAIRHRPAKMLLDETAPAEEAGHQKVVFYLLIQRKPLFYVINIIAPCVLISSVAILIYFLPAKAGGQKCTVAINVLLAQTVFLFLVAKKVPETSQAVPLISKYLTFLLVVTILIVVNAVVVLNVSLRSPHTHSMARGVRKVFLRLLPQLLRMHVRPLAPVAVQDARPWLQNGSSSGRPITAGEEVALCLPRSELLFRQHQHNGLVRAALEKLEKGPESGQSPEWCGSLKQAAPAIQACVEACNLIARARHQQTHFDSGNKEWFLVGRVLDRVCFLAMLSLFVCGTAGIFLMAHYNRVPSLPFPGDPRSYLPSSD, encoded by the exons ATGTGCGGGGGCCAGAGGCCACTGTTCCTTCTGCCGCTGCTGGCTGTCTGCCTGG GGGCCAAGGGCCGGAACCAGGAGGAGCGTCTGCTCGGGGACCTGATGCAAGGCTACAACCCCCACCTGAGGCCCGCTGAGCACGATTCGGACGTGGTCAACGTCAGCCTGAAGCTCACCCTCACCAACCTCATCTCCCTG AATGAGCGAGAGGAGGCCCTCACCACCAACGTCTGGATAGAAATG CAGTGGTGTGACTACCGGCTTCGCTGGGACCCTCGAGACTACGGTGGCCTGTGGGTGCTGCGGGTGCCATCCACCATGGTGTGGCAGCCAGACATCGTGCTGGAGAACAA GTCCCAGACCTACAGCACCAATGAGATCAATTTGCAGCTGAGCCAGGAAGACGGTCAGACCATCGAATGGATTTTCATCGACCCCGAGGCCTTCACAG AAAATGGGGAGTGGGCCATCCGGCACCGGCCAGCCAAGATGCTGCTGGACGAGACGGCCCCAGCCGAGGAGGCAGGCCACCAGAAGGTCGTCTTCTACCTGCTAATCCAGCGCAAGCCCCTCTTCTATGTCATCAACATCATCGCGCCCTGTGTCCTCATCTCCTCCGTGGCCATCCTCATCTACTTCCTTCCTGCCAAGG CGGGGGGCCAGAAGTGTACCGTCGCCATCAACGTGCTCCTGGCCCAGACTGTCTTCCTCTTCCTCGTGGCTAAGAAGGTGCCTGAGACCTCCCAGGCGGTGCCACTCATCAGCAA gtacctgaccttcctcctggtGGTGACCATCCTCATTGTCGTGAACGCTGTAGTCGTACTCAACGTGTCTTTGCggtccccccacacacactccaTGGCCCGAGGGGTCCGCAAG GTGTTCCTGCGGCTCTTGCCCCAGCTGTTGCGGATGCATGTTCGCCCACTGGCCCCAGTGGCCGTGCAGGATGCCCGTCCCTGGCTACAGAATGGATCCTCTTCAGGGCGCCCAATCACAGCTGGGGAGGAAGTGGCCCTCTGCCTGCCCCGCAGTGAACTCCTCTTCCGGCAGCACCAGCACAATGGGCTGGTGAGGGCAGCGCTGGAGAAGCTCG AGAAAGGCCCGGAGTCAGGGCAGAGCCCGGAGTGGTGTGGCAGCCTGAAGCAGGCCGCCCCGGCCATCCAGGCCTGCGTGGAGGCCTGCAACCTCATTGCCCGTGCCCGACACCAGCAGACTCACTTTGACAGT GGGAACAAGGAGTGGTTCCTGGTGGGCCGAGTGCTGGATCGAGTCTGCTTCCTGGCCATGCTCTCGCTGTTTGTCTGTGGCACTGCTGGCATCTTCCTCATGGCCCACTACAACCGAGTGCCCTCCTTGCCTTTTCCCGGGGACCCCCGCTCCTATCTGCCTTCCTCTGACTGA
- the CHRNG gene encoding acetylcholine receptor subunit gamma isoform X2: MCGGQRPLFLLPLLAVCLGAKGRNQEERLLGDLMQGYNPHLRPAEHDSDVVNVSLKLTLTNLISLNEREEALTTNVWIEMWCDYRLRWDPRDYGGLWVLRVPSTMVWQPDIVLENNVDGVFEVALYCNVLVSPDGCVYWLPPAIFRSSCPVSVTYFPFDWQNCSLIFQSQTYSTNEINLQLSQEDGQTIEWIFIDPEAFTENGEWAIRHRPAKMLLDETAPAEEAGHQKVVFYLLIQRKPLFYVINIIAPCVLISSVAILIYFLPAKAGGQKCTVAINVLLAQTVFLFLVAKKVPETSQAVPLISKYLTFLLVVTILIVVNAVVVLNVSLRSPHTHSMARGVRKVFLRLLPQLLRMHVRPLAPVAVQDARPWLQNGSSSGRPITAGEEVALCLPRSELLFRQHQHNGLVRAALEKLEKGPESGQSPEWCGSLKQAAPAIQACVEACNLIARARHQQTHFDSGNKEWFLVGRVLDRVCFLAMLSLFVCGTAGIFLMAHYNRVPSLPFPGDPRSYLPSSD; encoded by the exons ATGTGCGGGGGCCAGAGGCCACTGTTCCTTCTGCCGCTGCTGGCTGTCTGCCTGG GGGCCAAGGGCCGGAACCAGGAGGAGCGTCTGCTCGGGGACCTGATGCAAGGCTACAACCCCCACCTGAGGCCCGCTGAGCACGATTCGGACGTGGTCAACGTCAGCCTGAAGCTCACCCTCACCAACCTCATCTCCCTG AATGAGCGAGAGGAGGCCCTCACCACCAACGTCTGGATAGAAATG TGGTGTGACTACCGGCTTCGCTGGGACCCTCGAGACTACGGTGGCCTGTGGGTGCTGCGGGTGCCATCCACCATGGTGTGGCAGCCAGACATCGTGCTGGAGAACAA TGTGGATGGCGTGTTCGAGGTGGCCCTCTACTGCAACGTGCTTGTGTCTCCCGACGGCTGTGTGTACTGGCTGCCACCGGCCATCTTCCGCTCCTCCTGCCCCGTCTCTGTCACCTACTTCCCCTTCGACTGGCAGAACTGCTCCCTCATCTTCCA GTCCCAGACCTACAGCACCAATGAGATCAATTTGCAGCTGAGCCAGGAAGACGGTCAGACCATCGAATGGATTTTCATCGACCCCGAGGCCTTCACAG AAAATGGGGAGTGGGCCATCCGGCACCGGCCAGCCAAGATGCTGCTGGACGAGACGGCCCCAGCCGAGGAGGCAGGCCACCAGAAGGTCGTCTTCTACCTGCTAATCCAGCGCAAGCCCCTCTTCTATGTCATCAACATCATCGCGCCCTGTGTCCTCATCTCCTCCGTGGCCATCCTCATCTACTTCCTTCCTGCCAAGG CGGGGGGCCAGAAGTGTACCGTCGCCATCAACGTGCTCCTGGCCCAGACTGTCTTCCTCTTCCTCGTGGCTAAGAAGGTGCCTGAGACCTCCCAGGCGGTGCCACTCATCAGCAA gtacctgaccttcctcctggtGGTGACCATCCTCATTGTCGTGAACGCTGTAGTCGTACTCAACGTGTCTTTGCggtccccccacacacactccaTGGCCCGAGGGGTCCGCAAG GTGTTCCTGCGGCTCTTGCCCCAGCTGTTGCGGATGCATGTTCGCCCACTGGCCCCAGTGGCCGTGCAGGATGCCCGTCCCTGGCTACAGAATGGATCCTCTTCAGGGCGCCCAATCACAGCTGGGGAGGAAGTGGCCCTCTGCCTGCCCCGCAGTGAACTCCTCTTCCGGCAGCACCAGCACAATGGGCTGGTGAGGGCAGCGCTGGAGAAGCTCG AGAAAGGCCCGGAGTCAGGGCAGAGCCCGGAGTGGTGTGGCAGCCTGAAGCAGGCCGCCCCGGCCATCCAGGCCTGCGTGGAGGCCTGCAACCTCATTGCCCGTGCCCGACACCAGCAGACTCACTTTGACAGT GGGAACAAGGAGTGGTTCCTGGTGGGCCGAGTGCTGGATCGAGTCTGCTTCCTGGCCATGCTCTCGCTGTTTGTCTGTGGCACTGCTGGCATCTTCCTCATGGCCCACTACAACCGAGTGCCCTCCTTGCCTTTTCCCGGGGACCCCCGCTCCTATCTGCCTTCCTCTGACTGA
- the CHRNG gene encoding acetylcholine receptor subunit gamma isoform X1, which translates to MCGGQRPLFLLPLLAVCLGAKGRNQEERLLGDLMQGYNPHLRPAEHDSDVVNVSLKLTLTNLISLNEREEALTTNVWIEMQWCDYRLRWDPRDYGGLWVLRVPSTMVWQPDIVLENNVDGVFEVALYCNVLVSPDGCVYWLPPAIFRSSCPVSVTYFPFDWQNCSLIFQSQTYSTNEINLQLSQEDGQTIEWIFIDPEAFTENGEWAIRHRPAKMLLDETAPAEEAGHQKVVFYLLIQRKPLFYVINIIAPCVLISSVAILIYFLPAKAGGQKCTVAINVLLAQTVFLFLVAKKVPETSQAVPLISKYLTFLLVVTILIVVNAVVVLNVSLRSPHTHSMARGVRKVFLRLLPQLLRMHVRPLAPVAVQDARPWLQNGSSSGRPITAGEEVALCLPRSELLFRQHQHNGLVRAALEKLEKGPESGQSPEWCGSLKQAAPAIQACVEACNLIARARHQQTHFDSGNKEWFLVGRVLDRVCFLAMLSLFVCGTAGIFLMAHYNRVPSLPFPGDPRSYLPSSD; encoded by the exons ATGTGCGGGGGCCAGAGGCCACTGTTCCTTCTGCCGCTGCTGGCTGTCTGCCTGG GGGCCAAGGGCCGGAACCAGGAGGAGCGTCTGCTCGGGGACCTGATGCAAGGCTACAACCCCCACCTGAGGCCCGCTGAGCACGATTCGGACGTGGTCAACGTCAGCCTGAAGCTCACCCTCACCAACCTCATCTCCCTG AATGAGCGAGAGGAGGCCCTCACCACCAACGTCTGGATAGAAATG CAGTGGTGTGACTACCGGCTTCGCTGGGACCCTCGAGACTACGGTGGCCTGTGGGTGCTGCGGGTGCCATCCACCATGGTGTGGCAGCCAGACATCGTGCTGGAGAACAA TGTGGATGGCGTGTTCGAGGTGGCCCTCTACTGCAACGTGCTTGTGTCTCCCGACGGCTGTGTGTACTGGCTGCCACCGGCCATCTTCCGCTCCTCCTGCCCCGTCTCTGTCACCTACTTCCCCTTCGACTGGCAGAACTGCTCCCTCATCTTCCA GTCCCAGACCTACAGCACCAATGAGATCAATTTGCAGCTGAGCCAGGAAGACGGTCAGACCATCGAATGGATTTTCATCGACCCCGAGGCCTTCACAG AAAATGGGGAGTGGGCCATCCGGCACCGGCCAGCCAAGATGCTGCTGGACGAGACGGCCCCAGCCGAGGAGGCAGGCCACCAGAAGGTCGTCTTCTACCTGCTAATCCAGCGCAAGCCCCTCTTCTATGTCATCAACATCATCGCGCCCTGTGTCCTCATCTCCTCCGTGGCCATCCTCATCTACTTCCTTCCTGCCAAGG CGGGGGGCCAGAAGTGTACCGTCGCCATCAACGTGCTCCTGGCCCAGACTGTCTTCCTCTTCCTCGTGGCTAAGAAGGTGCCTGAGACCTCCCAGGCGGTGCCACTCATCAGCAA gtacctgaccttcctcctggtGGTGACCATCCTCATTGTCGTGAACGCTGTAGTCGTACTCAACGTGTCTTTGCggtccccccacacacactccaTGGCCCGAGGGGTCCGCAAG GTGTTCCTGCGGCTCTTGCCCCAGCTGTTGCGGATGCATGTTCGCCCACTGGCCCCAGTGGCCGTGCAGGATGCCCGTCCCTGGCTACAGAATGGATCCTCTTCAGGGCGCCCAATCACAGCTGGGGAGGAAGTGGCCCTCTGCCTGCCCCGCAGTGAACTCCTCTTCCGGCAGCACCAGCACAATGGGCTGGTGAGGGCAGCGCTGGAGAAGCTCG AGAAAGGCCCGGAGTCAGGGCAGAGCCCGGAGTGGTGTGGCAGCCTGAAGCAGGCCGCCCCGGCCATCCAGGCCTGCGTGGAGGCCTGCAACCTCATTGCCCGTGCCCGACACCAGCAGACTCACTTTGACAGT GGGAACAAGGAGTGGTTCCTGGTGGGCCGAGTGCTGGATCGAGTCTGCTTCCTGGCCATGCTCTCGCTGTTTGTCTGTGGCACTGCTGGCATCTTCCTCATGGCCCACTACAACCGAGTGCCCTCCTTGCCTTTTCCCGGGGACCCCCGCTCCTATCTGCCTTCCTCTGACTGA